The window GTTttttatgtactccctccgtattGTTACCATTAATTCTGTTGTCGCATACCCTTGGCTATTGGGCTAAGTTATAAAGGATGAAAAGTTATATTTTCAAGGAATTAAAGGTTTGATGATGGACCAGACAAAGTTTAATTTTCCAAATATTAAATTTGACTTTTGGGGATGGGAATTCATGCAAGCCTGGATGGAGCAGAGAGCTAACTCGGGCACTTATACGGTGGCAATATTGTCATGTGCAGGTCTATCTATCACTTAAGGTTGTACATAATGTATTTCTCAACACCGAACTGATCGACATGCAATCATTACAAAATAGCAAATGGACAACCAATCCGAGTCATATCATACGAAAGCATTACTCAAAAATCAGCTAGTATAAGAAATAGACAGCTTTGCCAGAACAAACGATCCACGAAAATGGCAATGTATAGGTGACAGAACACTTGAGATCAATAGCTGCGACCCCAGAACGACCACTTTTGAGCAGGCTTTCCGGAAGCAAAGCACACAGTTCCTGAAGTTTTGTGCAGAACATCAATGTCAAGGTTAGTGCGGCGTAAATGGAAGAAGCATCATTTGCAGGAAGTACAGCAAAAGAGAAATCCAAATGAAATAAAAAAGCACCACTGTCTGCATAGCGTACCGGAAGGAAGATCTGGCTGGTCAAATGGAGTACACAATGTTTTCGCAGCCCCAAGTTCACCTTTGGTCCGAGCTTTCACGTCCTTCTCCACCTCCTGCACAGCACAAGGGAAGAAATTGTATGCTAGACATGCCAGAGTTGCAAACACCTAGCAAGCAGGAAGCCAGCTACAGCAACATAGAATTTGTGCCAAATGCTAGTCGTCCACTTGAACAATCCTGCGGTCAAAACTTACTATTCTCAAATAGTACATCCATGATTTGAAATAATTTTTCTGACTCCAGTTCATGAGGATCATGGTAATTAACAAAACCATTGACTAATATGAACTAGAGAGCATATACAGCATCCAAGAGCAACAAGTGACCTAACAAAGGAGGGGTACTCCGAGTCTTATGTATGCCTGGATTGTTGAGTCACGCAAAAATAACTAGAACTTCTGATTTTCTcacatactccctctgtaaactaatataagagcgtttagatcactactttagtattctaaacactcttatattagtttacggagggagtactaaagaaacgccacagctaATAAAAGAGGTGCTACCCTGGTGGAAACATGAAATGGAGCTATCAGGTGACGAGCAAACTGAAACTAGAACTTCTTCCCCCATGCATTAGCTTCAGTTTCACCAACTTTGTGGAGTTTTATATAATATCAAGGTTTAGCTATACAAGTATCAAAACAATTCTCCACAAATGTGCACATCCCATTACTCCCACTACAACCAGCTTTGCAGTATAGAAGTGCATAGAACATACGCTAGATACCGACATGTGTGCCATAATCATAGTTCTGTTAGTTATTAGTGACTTAAAAATATCAGGGTGGGAGGGGAATAGGAGAAACATAGGCCAGGACATAAAATACCTCCTCATCACACCATGGAGCCAAGATCAATTTTTTGTCATTGAGAGCTGCTATGAATTCATCCCAAGTGCTGATGATTACAATGCAGGCATCTCTCTTTGCTTTCGCTGTTTCCAACAAGTTTGCTTGAAACCCATCCAGCAACACTCTAACCTGCTCAACCAAGTCTGTTGAAGGAATATCAACCTTTGTACCATTGTCTCGCCGGACAATGCGCACCTGTAAATACAAAACATTATATTCCATTTAACTGCCAAATGGGCAACTTCACGAAATGGTAAGAAATTAAGGACTTTAAATCTTTGCTACAACTCTTTACATATCAACTCCTTAGAAGATGAACCAGTTTGTGGGCACAATCATATGGTTAATCAGGCAAGTCAAAATAATTCTAAATCTGTACGTGCAAATAACTCGTGGAATCATGCAACAGTTCCTCTGACTAAGATATCCCACAAAATCTATTTTTAAGGGAGAAACAAGTCCATGCAGCTTTGGATCTAAACAACAGTCGGCAATTAAGAGATTTCGTGCAAAGAATTGTAGAACAAAAGGCTTATTCAGTACACATGAATGCTTATTCCTGATTATTCAGAACAATCAGGAAATTACTTATATTTTGACATTCCTGATTATTCAGATTATTTTGGCATTCCTGCTTATTCCTGATTATTCAGAACAATcgtgaagaaaacaatagcacaGATGCACAATCGAGTCAATGATTCCCTTCTATTTTGACATTCAATTATAAAGGGTTCTAAAATAATTACTCTGCTAACCATCTCAAAATTGCCAAAACCCAGTAAGAGAACAAAACGAACAGGATACAGGTGAGAATCATCAGTAGAGAAAAGGTTGATCAAACAACACAATTCAGACTCTTTCTTAACAGCTAAAGAGAGAATTTTAATTTCGAGTCAGTTGTTTAAAATATTATTAAAGTCTAACAATGTGTATGTTAATATTAGCCACTTACTTTCACCACACAAAAAAAATAGTTACGGCCTAAGTCCAATGTATGACAGTTTTAATAAAATTTTGAACACGAGCACATACACACATCTTAGGCTTCAGGAACAAGTTAAAGAAGCAAAATATCCAGCATCTTCAACAATAGGAACAAAAAGAAAACATGCTACATGAAGTGGGGAGCAACCTGTCATAAGGCTGGCAGAATTGGGCAATAGTGCCCATTGTGAATATATGTAGAGCGCAAAATGAAAACGAGAACAATTTATGGAGCAAATTATTCACATGATCAAGAATCAATAACCAGTACCTGCTTGTTCGCCAGATCTTTTGGACCTATCTCGATTCTCAAAGGAACACCTTTCATTTCCCATTGAGAATATTTCCAACCAGGAGAGTAGTTTTCACGAGCATCCAAATCTGCTCGAATCCCAGCTTGGTTCAAGGTGTAAACAGCCGACTCACACGCCCCTTTAATACCTGTTGTGTCAGCATCTTTAAATGGCACAGGAATAACAATGACCTGGATAGGTGCCACCTTTGGTGGCAGCACTAAGCCCTTGTCATCACCATGTGTCATTACCATGACTCCAATCTGCAATAAGAGCAAAAAAGCTACATATTACAAATGGAAGCATAACTAAACAGAACATTCAGCGACTGAAAATCACATACACAAAATAATATACGATGTGATAAATTATTTTaacaaaaaaaatcatgataTAGCCATAGTGGAAACAAATGGCCATTGCCAACACTCTGGGCTAGCATTAAAAGCTAGCTCCGAAGTGATTGGTATTAGGGCACACTAAGTTCTCAACAAAACGATCGATAAAACAAAAATGGAAGACCCATCATCATGATTTTCATTAAAACTATGGATCGGGCCTTGTTTTGAGCTAGGCAGCTCTAGACATGCTGCTACATAGAATTACATGGAACTGCAAAATTATATTGATTACATTTCAATATACCCATTTAGCCTACCCCAagttgtttgggactaaaggctttgttgttgttgtagatTACAATATACCAGCATGGGCCCATTCTACTGGTTAAGTGGTTAGAGCTGCCTAGTTAAACTAGGCAAATTCAATACCTACTTGTAAATTGCAAGCTCCTGCCTTTCGAGATTCCTCCAAACAA is drawn from Aegilops tauschii subsp. strangulata cultivar AL8/78 chromosome 1, Aet v6.0, whole genome shotgun sequence and contains these coding sequences:
- the LOC109766514 gene encoding proline--tRNA ligase, cytoplasmic isoform X2 gives rise to the protein MGVAEKIKKLKLKPYYFPLFVTENVLQKEKDHIEGFAPEVAWVTKSGKSDLEAPIAIRPTSETVMYPYFSKWIRSHRDLPLKCNQWCNVVRWEFSNPTPFIRSREFLWQEGHTVFATKEEADEEVLQILELYRRIYEEFLAVPVSKGRKSEMEKFAGGLYTTSVEAFIPNTGRGIQGATSHCLGQNFAKMFDITFENEKGERSMVWQNSWAYTTRSIGVMVMTHGDDKGLVLPPKVAPIQVIVIPVPFKDADTTGIKGACESAVYTLNQAGIRADLDARENYSPGWKYSQWEMKGVPLRIEIGPKDLANKQVRIVRRDNGTKVDIPSTDLVEQVRVLLDGFQANLLETAKAKRDACIVIISTWDEFIAALNDKKLILAPWCDEEEVEKDVKARTKGELGAAKTLCTPFDQPDLPSGTVCFASGKPAQKWSFWGRSY